CCCGCCATTCGTGCCAAAACACAAGGAACAATGGATGTCCTAGTTGCTCTAGCGGGGGCATCAGGCGGAGCACTGTCCGGTATGGTAGTAGCAAATTCAAGCTTTACTATTCTCTCTATTGGGGGCAGCATTCTTTCCCTTTTGCTTATTCCGGTTGTAATCTGGTCACGTAAAGCTCAGAAATAATTTCTGGTCAATCAGAACTGACATGGACGACGGAGCTTCCTTCATATACTTACAATGCTGATCTTACTCATAGTGCAGAGTGTGGTCATGTAAATGGAGGAGGCGGAGGGATAAGGCATCGATAACGAACAGAATTTTCTCTATTCTTTGAACGCGCTTGAAGCGGAGTTACACCGTGCAATGGCAGCAGTCAACAGCGTTCCGGAAGGCTTCGAGCTCCTTAGTGCGAGGTTGGATTGTCTCTGTGAGTTTATTGTTTGTGAGGATAACGAGCAATGTTGGAAGCTTTGTGGACACAGCGATAACATTAAGCAAGCGGCGAATCGGTTAAGGGAAATATCAGCCAAAGCGTTATGTGAGGTTGAAAAAATAAGATCGTATCGTGCGTATAACGAAAAAGGGAGCATGAATCTATACAGCTCGCTTCTATCTGCCGCAGTTAAGGAAGAATGGACGTATGGGCAGATTGACCAGACATCTAAAGTTATTTTTATTGGAGCAGGTGCAACTCCTTTATCCGCTTTTACAATTGCCAAGGAAACTTCTGCACACGTAATATGCATTGATATTGACGATGAAGCCATTCATCATGGCAGGAAGTTAACGCATTTTCTAGACCTGCAAAGGATCGTACATTACTC
This portion of the Cohnella abietis genome encodes:
- a CDS encoding nicotianamine synthase family protein, which encodes MAAVNSVPEGFELLSARLDCLCEFIVCEDNEQCWKLCGHSDNIKQAANRLREISAKALCEVEKIRSYRAYNEKGSMNLYSSLLSAAVKEEWTYGQIDQTSKVIFIGAGATPLSAFTIAKETSAHVICIDIDDEAIHHGRKLTHFLDLQRIVHYSDSDLKSCGFLETATHVFIASLVPEKLEILEELKSATRPECKIIVRYGNGLKSLFNYPLHADLLINWHVDSLNLRTRIYDTLILSNPKSTVNAAMVREMSAITR